From one Plantibacter flavus genomic stretch:
- a CDS encoding SIR2 family NAD-dependent protein deacylase, with protein sequence MEQRLKSALERKNLVFIVGTGFSAATTDGQAASTWRGLIEDGVREATALGTKPGWEVQVRASLDYGFEQDDMDAVLSAASGVFKELNRHGDYVVPKWLKETVGQLTPIKDELAKRLRALPYPLLTTNYDTLLENNDRRGTDWTRPVEMQHVLAGVESRDVGHLHGRWNNPDSVIFTERQYDLLLESDAAQALQKAASTLKSLVYVGFGAGLGDPNFGQLIAWHRSNFIPSAVDHFRLCRESELEELRVLHSNDQIVPVSYGENYDDLPAFLAQFAAPESVELTSAGIVRDVVSEAQNDFADDMRQDSILADTLDSVIDRPVSDVILPPVLLPVPHAEYIKARSSKREGKIDRLDPREEVTHGDILIVAAEENTGLTTAIKWMTLEAANYLSGASPLYIQFGSCRKRSNPLTDAVQLEALRHQLIQQRGDELPPYVLGLDNFSPFVDRLSDATLEEISSSDALLTIIGCVQGTEEEVVDRLARLGSKPRVRYVGKLSAADVREYARIASPTDYLKLAEQVLLMLQAENLPKTPFTVSLMISVLVQGGKFAANASQTSILDDYIGLLLGRGDPHEDARFGLDQTAREALLGGLAQNFVEKGVGGESEVAVQASFESTFDKFGWDESTSEVLKSFLDRKILRRRGNHIEFARSSFLHIFAAKRATTDPDFRLRLLERPLYYSDAITDYAALYRHDADLLSRLSVLLQPDGEPHQRSGVFEPLELAQPRLDSPEPLPEPEHQESPEPAATEIERSADTGWKDVLFDSEDDEDLPPFPTVHEDEVPESIQLLRTLELVSTVLRDSDQVEALGLKQQLLHDVLDRWADTMDVIHDDNQFLDFVVKLITDLGIGKSDGSDRDEVIDEYGRAIPAAIVMSAVGTTLASRKLTKILDRVLRDEGNPISEEAVVIACFFQYSLAERGWPGRVSDLLRQRGNIWIIRNFLLRLLMFAYETDEVHASDADELLDLCLMIIEQASKYKDEPERRSHLTKIKRDIEQRRLKSRVRQSYTSSALQEGS encoded by the coding sequence ATGGAACAGCGATTGAAGTCGGCGTTAGAACGTAAGAACCTGGTTTTCATTGTTGGGACGGGATTCAGCGCCGCCACGACTGATGGACAGGCAGCCTCCACGTGGCGGGGCTTGATCGAAGATGGTGTCAGAGAAGCCACCGCTCTCGGAACGAAACCAGGGTGGGAAGTCCAGGTTCGCGCCTCTCTGGACTATGGTTTCGAGCAGGACGACATGGACGCGGTGTTGTCGGCGGCATCAGGAGTGTTCAAAGAACTGAATCGACATGGCGACTACGTTGTCCCCAAGTGGCTGAAGGAGACCGTCGGCCAACTGACCCCAATAAAGGACGAGCTGGCAAAGCGCCTCAGAGCTTTACCGTACCCGTTACTCACCACAAACTACGACACCCTTCTAGAGAACAACGACCGTCGAGGGACAGACTGGACGCGACCAGTCGAGATGCAACACGTCTTGGCCGGAGTTGAAAGTAGAGACGTCGGCCACCTCCATGGGCGATGGAACAATCCAGACTCAGTGATCTTCACCGAGCGTCAATACGACTTGCTCCTCGAAAGCGATGCTGCGCAGGCGTTGCAGAAGGCCGCGTCCACCCTCAAGTCTCTCGTATACGTCGGCTTCGGCGCAGGGCTCGGTGATCCCAACTTTGGCCAATTGATTGCCTGGCACAGGTCAAACTTCATTCCGTCAGCCGTCGACCACTTCAGATTGTGCAGGGAGAGCGAACTTGAGGAACTCCGAGTCCTTCATAGTAACGACCAGATCGTCCCAGTCTCCTACGGCGAGAACTACGACGATCTTCCCGCCTTTCTCGCGCAGTTCGCTGCACCTGAGAGCGTAGAACTTACGAGCGCTGGCATCGTCAGAGACGTCGTCAGCGAAGCCCAGAATGACTTTGCGGACGACATGCGACAGGACTCGATACTCGCCGACACCCTTGACAGTGTGATTGACAGACCAGTCTCCGACGTTATCCTTCCACCAGTGCTACTGCCCGTTCCTCACGCTGAGTACATCAAAGCGAGATCGTCTAAGCGCGAGGGTAAGATTGATCGCCTCGACCCGCGGGAAGAAGTAACTCACGGCGACATACTCATCGTCGCCGCGGAGGAAAACACCGGCCTCACAACCGCCATCAAGTGGATGACACTCGAAGCAGCTAACTATCTGAGCGGAGCCAGTCCGCTCTACATACAATTTGGGTCTTGCCGCAAGAGGTCAAATCCACTAACTGATGCCGTTCAACTTGAAGCGCTACGCCACCAACTCATCCAACAACGCGGTGATGAACTTCCGCCTTATGTCCTTGGTCTGGACAACTTCAGCCCGTTCGTTGATCGACTATCGGACGCCACCTTGGAGGAGATATCGTCCTCCGACGCGCTTCTCACAATAATCGGATGCGTTCAAGGAACCGAAGAGGAAGTCGTCGATCGCCTAGCACGGCTTGGCTCCAAACCTAGGGTGCGGTACGTTGGAAAGCTGTCGGCGGCAGATGTTCGCGAGTATGCGCGCATTGCGTCACCTACCGACTATCTTAAGCTCGCCGAGCAGGTGCTGTTGATGCTGCAAGCCGAGAATCTACCAAAGACTCCGTTCACCGTTTCACTCATGATCTCGGTACTAGTTCAGGGCGGAAAGTTTGCCGCCAACGCCTCTCAAACATCAATCTTGGATGACTACATCGGCCTCCTCTTGGGCCGTGGAGACCCTCATGAAGATGCCCGATTCGGCTTGGACCAAACCGCTCGTGAGGCCCTACTCGGGGGACTAGCGCAGAACTTCGTCGAAAAAGGCGTCGGCGGGGAAAGCGAGGTGGCAGTCCAAGCGTCCTTTGAGAGCACCTTTGACAAATTTGGGTGGGACGAGTCAACGTCAGAAGTACTGAAGAGTTTTCTCGACAGGAAGATCTTGAGGCGCCGGGGAAACCACATCGAGTTTGCCCGTAGTAGTTTCCTCCACATTTTTGCTGCTAAGCGCGCCACCACCGACCCCGACTTTCGTCTTCGCCTTCTCGAGCGGCCCTTATACTACTCGGACGCAATTACCGACTACGCTGCCCTCTATCGGCATGACGCCGATTTGCTCAGTCGCTTGAGCGTGCTCCTGCAACCCGATGGGGAGCCACATCAGCGCTCGGGCGTTTTCGAGCCCTTGGAGCTCGCTCAGCCTCGACTTGATTCGCCTGAACCGCTACCCGAGCCGGAACACCAGGAGTCGCCTGAACCAGCCGCTACCGAGATCGAGCGAAGTGCCGACACCGGCTGGAAGGACGTATTGTTCGATTCCGAAGACGACGAAGATCTGCCTCCATTTCCGACAGTACATGAGGACGAGGTTCCCGAGTCCATTCAGCTCCTGCGCACGTTGGAACTTGTATCGACGGTTCTGCGTGACTCCGACCAGGTTGAGGCGCTCGGGCTGAAGCAGCAGCTCTTGCACGATGTGCTCGACCGCTGGGCCGACACCATGGATGTGATTCATGACGATAACCAGTTCCTAGACTTCGTGGTCAAGCTGATCACAGATCTTGGTATTGGCAAGTCGGATGGGAGCGACCGCGATGAGGTGATTGACGAATACGGTCGAGCCATTCCCGCGGCGATTGTGATGAGCGCGGTTGGCACAACACTTGCATCTCGCAAGCTCACGAAGATACTCGACCGAGTTCTCAGAGATGAGGGGAATCCGATATCCGAAGAAGCTGTTGTAATTGCGTGCTTCTTCCAATACTCGTTGGCCGAGCGTGGCTGGCCTGGTCGAGTCAGTGACCTTCTCCGTCAACGTGGGAATATCTGGATAATTCGCAATTTCCTTTTGCGTCTATTGATGTTCGCCTACGAGACGGATGAAGTGCACGCCTCTGATGCAGACGAGCTACTCGATCTCTGCCTGATGATCATCGAACAGGCCAGCAAGTATAAGGACGAACCTGAACGCAGATCTCATCTAACGAAGATCAAGCGCGACATCGAGCAGCGGCGGCTGAAGTCACGGGTTCGCCAGAGCTACACATCCAGTGCCCTACAGGAGGGTTCTTAG